From Carettochelys insculpta isolate YL-2023 chromosome 8, ASM3395843v1, whole genome shotgun sequence, a single genomic window includes:
- the FZD7 gene encoding frizzled-7 has protein sequence MRPLAAACLGLAALLGFPAGAAAQPYHGEKGISVPDHGFCQPISIPLCTDIAYNQTILPNLLGHTNQEDAGLEVHQFYPLVKVQCSAELKFFLCSMYAPVCTVLEQAIPPCRSLCERARQGCEALMNKFGFQWPERLRCENFPVHGAGEICVGQNTSETPGRGGAGPPSAYPTPYPPDFLTPPPPPPAGFAFSCPRQLQVPPYLGYRFLGERDCGAPCEPGRPHGLMYFKEAEVRFARLWVGVWSVLCCASTLFTVLTYLVDMRRFSYPERPIIFLSGCYFMVAVAHVAGFLLEERAVCVERFSEEGYRTVAQGTKKEGCTILFMILYFFGMASSIWWVVLSLTWFLAAGMKWGHEAIEANSQYFHLAAWAVPAVKTITVLAMGQVDGDVLSGVCYVGLSSVDSLRGFVLAPLFVYLFIGTSFLLAGFVSLFRIRTIMKHDGSKTEKLEKLMVRIGVFSVLYTVPATIVLACYFYEQAFRHAWEQTWLLQTCKSYAVPCPAHVAPMSPDFTVFMIKYLMTMIVGITTGFWIWSGKTLQSWRRFYHRLSSGSKGETAV, from the coding sequence ATGAGGCCACTCGCGGCGGCCTGTCTGGGCCTGGCCGCCCTCCTGGGCTTCCCCGCGGGCGCGGCGGCGCAGCCCTACCACGGCGAGAAGGGCATCTCGGTCCCGGACCACGGCTTCTGCCAGCCCATCTCCATCCCGCTGTGCACCGACATCGCCTACAACCAGACCATCCTGCCCAACCTGCTGGGCCACACCAACCAGGAGGACGCGGGGCTGGAGGTGCACCAGTTCTACCCGCTGGTGAAGGTGCAGTGTTCGGCCGAGCTCAAGTTCTTCCTGTGCTCCATGTACGCGCCCGTGTGCACGGTGCTGGAGCAGGCCATCCCGCCCTGCCGCTCCCTGTGCGAGAGGGCCCGCCAGGGCTGCGAGGCGCTCATGAACAAGTTCGGCTTCCAGTGGCCCGAGCGCCTGCGCTGCGAGAACTTCCCCGTGCACGGCGCGGGGGAGATCTGCGTGGGGCAGAACACCTCGGAGACCCCCGGCCGCGGAGGAGCCGGGCCCCCCAGCGCCTACCCCACCCCCTACCCGCCCGACTTCCtcacgccgccgccgccgccccccgccgGCTTCGCCTTCTCCTGCCCCCGGCAGCTCCAGGTGCCGCCTTACCTGGGCTACCGCTTCCTGGGCGAGCGGGACTGTGGGGCCCCCTGCGAGCCGGGCCGCCCGCACGGGCTGATGTACTTCAAGGAAGCCGAGGTGCGCTTCGCCCGCCTGTGGGTGGGCGTCTGGTCGGTGCTGTGCTGCGCCTCCACCCTCTTCACCGTGCTGACCTACTTGGTGGACATGCGGCGCTTCAGCTACCCGGAGCGGCCCATCATCTTCCTCTCCGGCTGCTACTTCATGGTGGCCGTGGCGCACGTGGCCGGCTTCCTGCTGGAGGAGCGGGCGGTGTGCGTGGAGCGCTTCTCGGAGGAGGGCTACCGCACGGTGGCGCAGGGCACCAAGAAGGAGGGCTGCACCATCCTCTTCATGATCCTCTACTTCTTCGGCATGGCCAGCTCCATCTGGTGGGTGGTGCTCTCCCTCACGTGGTTCCTGGCCGCCGGCATGAAGTGGGGCCACGAGGCCATCGAGGCCAACTCGCAGTACTTCCACCTGGCCGCCTGGGCCGTGCCGGCCGTCAAGACCATCACGGTGCTGGCCATGGGCCAGGTGGACGGCGACGTGCTGAGCGGGGTGTGCTACGTGGGCCTCTCCAGCGTGGACTCGCTGCGGGGCTTCGTGCTGGCGCCGCTCTTCGTCTACCTCTTCATCGGCACCTCCTTCCTGCTGGCCGGCTTCGTCTCGCTCTTCCGCATCCGCACCATCATGAAGCACGACGGCAGCAAGACGGAGAAGCTGGAGAAGCTGATGGTGCGGATCGGCGTCTTCAGCGTCCTCTACACCGTGCCCGCCACCATCGTGCTGGCCTGCTACTTCTACGAGCAGGCCTTCCGCCACGCCTGGGAGCAGACCTGGCTGCTGCAGACCTGCAAGAGCTACGCCGTGCCCTGCCCCGCCCACGTCGCCCCCATGAGCCCGGACTTCACCGTCTTCATGATCAAGTATCTCATGACCATGATCGTGGGCATCACCACCGGCTTCTGGATCTGGTCGGGGAAAACCCTCCAGTCCTGGCGGCGCTTCTACCACAGACTCAGCAGCGGCAGCAAAGGGGAGACGGCGGTATGA